A stretch of Paenibacillus sp. URB8-2 DNA encodes these proteins:
- the pflB gene encoding formate C-acetyltransferase, translating to MSVIEKEVQEVKSGWRGFVSGKWSKKVNVNDFIDKNIKPYEGNEQFLVGPTSNTNELWKIISQLGKEERERGGVWDIDLNTVSTITSHKPGYIDKEKEQIVGVQTDAPFRRSIQPFGGIKMMIDATKAYGFELPSNIVDMFTNIRKTHNQGVFDAYTNDMRAVRKAGIITGLPDAYGRGRIIGDYRRVALYGIDFLIKEKKQEQLNLEVDSMSESVIRLREELSEQIRALGELKEMAAAHGLDISKPANNAKEAFQWVYFGYLAAIKEQNGAAMSLGRVSSFLDVYVQRDIEEGTLTEEQAQELVDHFVMKLRIVKFLRTPEYNDLFSGDPTWVTESIGGMAVDGRTRVTKNSFRFLHTLYNLGPAPEPNLTVLWSEKLPEGFKKYCAKVSIETSSIQYENDDLMRPIYGDDYGIACCVSAMRIGKQMQFFGARANLAKALLYAINGGVDEKSGAQVGPEYPRITSEVLDYKEVMKRFKPMMEWLAKTYVNTLNVIHYMHDKYSYERIEMALHDRDILRTMACGIAGLSVAADSLSAIKYAKVKPIRNEEGVAIDFEIEGEFPCYGNNDDAVDSIAVELVESFMNMIRKHQTYRDSLPTQSILTITSNVVYGKKTGTTPDGRKKGEPFAPGANPMHGRDKKGALASLSSVAKLPYEDSLDGISNTFSIVPKALGKDEEGRKANLVSMMDGYFHSKGHHLNVNVFNREQLIDAMDHPENYPQLTIRVSGYAVNFIKLTREQQLDVINRTFHGSM from the coding sequence ATGTCGGTGATTGAAAAAGAAGTACAAGAAGTTAAGTCGGGATGGCGTGGGTTTGTAAGTGGTAAATGGTCCAAGAAAGTCAATGTTAATGACTTTATCGACAAGAACATCAAACCCTATGAAGGTAACGAACAGTTCCTCGTAGGCCCTACCAGCAACACTAACGAACTGTGGAAAATCATTTCCCAACTGGGCAAGGAAGAAAGAGAAAGAGGCGGCGTTTGGGACATCGATCTTAACACAGTGTCCACAATCACGTCCCACAAACCTGGCTATATCGACAAAGAAAAGGAACAAATCGTCGGCGTTCAAACTGATGCGCCTTTCAGACGTTCCATTCAACCGTTCGGCGGCATCAAAATGATGATCGACGCTACCAAAGCTTATGGCTTTGAACTTCCGAGCAACATTGTTGACATGTTTACGAATATCCGCAAAACGCATAACCAAGGCGTGTTTGATGCATATACAAATGATATGAGAGCTGTTCGTAAAGCGGGCATCATTACCGGTCTTCCTGATGCTTATGGCCGCGGCCGCATCATCGGCGACTACCGCCGCGTTGCTCTGTACGGTATTGATTTCCTGATCAAGGAAAAGAAACAAGAACAGCTTAACCTTGAAGTAGATTCCATGAGCGAAAGCGTCATTCGTCTTCGTGAAGAGCTGTCGGAGCAAATCCGTGCCCTGGGCGAACTGAAAGAAATGGCTGCTGCGCACGGATTGGATATTTCCAAACCTGCGAACAACGCTAAAGAAGCTTTCCAATGGGTATACTTCGGTTACCTGGCTGCAATCAAAGAACAAAATGGCGCCGCTATGTCCCTTGGCCGCGTTTCTTCCTTCCTGGATGTTTACGTACAACGCGACATTGAAGAAGGCACGCTGACTGAAGAACAAGCGCAAGAGCTTGTTGACCATTTTGTTATGAAACTGCGTATCGTGAAATTCCTTCGTACTCCTGAGTACAACGACCTGTTCTCGGGTGACCCGACTTGGGTAACTGAATCCATCGGCGGTATGGCCGTTGACGGCAGAACCCGCGTTACGAAGAACAGCTTCCGTTTCCTGCACACCCTGTACAACCTGGGACCTGCTCCGGAACCGAACCTGACTGTTCTGTGGTCCGAGAAGCTTCCTGAAGGTTTCAAGAAATATTGTGCCAAAGTATCCATCGAGACAAGCTCGATCCAATACGAAAATGACGATCTGATGCGTCCGATTTATGGCGATGACTATGGTATTGCATGCTGCGTATCCGCAATGCGCATTGGTAAACAAATGCAATTCTTCGGCGCTCGCGCTAACCTGGCCAAAGCTCTGCTGTATGCTATCAACGGTGGTGTGGATGAAAAATCCGGCGCACAAGTAGGACCGGAATATCCGCGCATCACTTCCGAAGTTCTGGATTACAAAGAAGTAATGAAACGCTTCAAACCGATGATGGAATGGCTTGCCAAAACTTATGTCAACACTTTGAACGTTATCCATTACATGCACGATAAATACTCCTACGAACGTATTGAAATGGCGCTGCATGACCGCGACATTCTGCGCACGATGGCTTGCGGTATTGCCGGTCTGTCGGTTGCTGCCGACTCTCTGAGTGCAATCAAATATGCCAAAGTTAAACCGATCCGCAACGAAGAAGGAGTCGCAATAGACTTTGAAATCGAAGGCGAATTCCCTTGCTACGGCAACAACGACGACGCTGTTGACAGCATCGCAGTTGAACTGGTTGAATCCTTCATGAACATGATTCGCAAACATCAAACTTACCGTGATTCTCTGCCGACTCAATCGATTCTGACGATTACTTCGAACGTAGTATACGGCAAGAAAACTGGTACTACTCCTGATGGACGTAAGAAAGGCGAGCCGTTCGCACCTGGTGCTAACCCTATGCACGGACGCGACAAGAAGGGCGCTCTTGCTTCCCTGAGTTCTGTAGCTAAACTGCCTTATGAAGACAGCCTTGACGGTATCTCCAATACCTTCTCGATCGTACCTAAGGCACTCGGCAAAGACGAAGAAGGACGTAAAGCGAACCTGGTATCCATGATGGACGGATACTTCCACAGCAAAGGCCATCACCTGAACGTTAACGTATTTAACCGCGAGCAACTGATCGACGCTATGGATCATCCGGAAAACTATCCGCAGCTTACTATCCGTGTATCCGGTTATGCTGTTAACTTCATCAAGCTGACTCGTGAACAACAGCTCGATGTTATCAACCGTACTTTCCACGGTTCGATGTAA
- the adhE gene encoding bifunctional acetaldehyde-CoA/alcohol dehydrogenase, which produces MAVKNEVAAQVQQPTAEEYIQTLVDKAKKAQEAFMALDQEQVDKIVHAMALAGLDKHMYLAKLAVEETGRGVYEDKITKNIFATEYIWHGIKYDKTVGVIEDNPYDSYQKIAEPVGVVMGITPVTNPTSTTMFKALISIKTRNPIIFGFHPSAQACSAAAAKILHDAAVKAGAPENCIQWIEQPTMDKTNALMNNDGVALILATGGSAMVKAAYSCGKPALGVGPGNVPAFIEKSANIDQAVNDIILSKTFDNGMICASEQAVIIEEAIFDQVKKKMIANGCYFVNKDEAAKLTNGAMNVEKCAVNPVIVGQSAVKIAEMCGIQVPAGTKILVAELEGVGTKYPLSAEKLSPVLACYKVKNADQGIERAAQVVEFGGLGHSSAIHSNNEEVIMKFSHRLQTGRILVNSPSTHGAIGDIYNTNIPSLTLGCGSYGRNSVSQNVTAINMINVKRVNRRIVNMQWFKVPDKIYFEKGATQYLAKMPEITRVAIITDPMMVKLGYVERVEHYLRQRQTPVAIEVFSEVEPDPSTTTVEKGTAMMNRFQPDCIIALGGGSPMDAAKGMWLFYEHPDADFEGLKQKFLDIRKRVYKFPKLGNKAKFVAIPTTSGTGSEVTSFAVITDKTSGNNTKYPLADYELTPDVAIIDPEFVYSLPKTAVADTGMDVLTHAIEAYVSVMASDYSDGLAIKAIQLVFQYLEKSALEADKLAREKMHNASTLAGMAFANAFLGINHSLAHKWGGQYHTAHGRTNAILMPHVIRYNAKKPSKFASFPKYSHFVADERYAEIARILGLPARTTEEGVTSLINAIRDMNKKLGIEESFQQLGFDPKDFESRVDYLADRAFEDQCTTANPKLPLVSELADVYRNAFYGRFDN; this is translated from the coding sequence ATGGCAGTTAAGAATGAAGTGGCCGCCCAAGTGCAACAACCAACCGCTGAAGAATATATTCAGACTCTGGTGGATAAAGCAAAGAAAGCTCAAGAAGCATTCATGGCTCTCGATCAAGAACAAGTCGACAAAATCGTTCATGCTATGGCACTGGCCGGTTTGGACAAACACATGTACCTGGCAAAATTGGCTGTAGAAGAAACAGGCCGCGGTGTTTATGAAGACAAAATCACGAAGAACATTTTCGCTACAGAATATATCTGGCACGGAATCAAGTACGACAAAACAGTAGGTGTTATTGAAGATAATCCTTACGACAGCTACCAAAAGATTGCCGAACCGGTCGGCGTTGTTATGGGCATCACTCCGGTAACCAACCCAACATCCACCACGATGTTTAAAGCGTTGATTTCCATTAAGACACGTAACCCTATTATATTCGGTTTTCACCCATCTGCGCAAGCATGTAGTGCCGCAGCCGCAAAAATTTTGCATGACGCAGCAGTAAAAGCAGGCGCTCCGGAGAACTGCATCCAATGGATTGAGCAGCCGACCATGGACAAGACCAACGCATTGATGAACAACGATGGTGTGGCTCTGATCCTGGCTACAGGCGGATCCGCAATGGTTAAAGCGGCTTACAGCTGCGGCAAACCGGCTCTTGGCGTAGGCCCTGGTAACGTGCCTGCCTTCATTGAAAAGAGCGCTAATATCGACCAAGCTGTAAACGACATTATTCTTTCGAAAACATTCGACAACGGCATGATCTGCGCATCCGAGCAAGCCGTTATTATTGAAGAAGCCATCTTCGATCAAGTAAAGAAGAAAATGATTGCCAACGGCTGTTACTTCGTCAATAAAGATGAAGCTGCCAAGCTGACCAACGGCGCAATGAACGTAGAAAAATGCGCGGTTAATCCGGTAATCGTCGGCCAATCTGCTGTGAAGATTGCTGAAATGTGCGGTATCCAAGTTCCTGCCGGTACCAAGATTCTGGTAGCTGAACTTGAAGGTGTAGGCACTAAATACCCGCTGTCCGCTGAAAAGCTGAGCCCGGTTTTGGCCTGCTATAAAGTTAAAAACGCCGATCAAGGTATCGAACGCGCGGCACAAGTTGTTGAGTTTGGCGGTTTGGGCCACAGCTCGGCCATCCACTCCAACAACGAAGAAGTTATCATGAAATTCTCGCACCGTCTGCAAACCGGACGTATTCTCGTCAATTCGCCTTCCACTCATGGCGCAATCGGCGACATCTATAACACGAACATCCCTTCGCTGACTCTGGGCTGCGGATCTTACGGCCGCAACTCGGTATCCCAAAACGTTACTGCCATTAACATGATCAACGTGAAAAGGGTGAATCGTCGTATCGTGAATATGCAATGGTTTAAAGTGCCGGATAAAATTTACTTCGAAAAAGGTGCAACTCAGTACCTGGCCAAAATGCCTGAAATCACTCGTGTCGCAATCATTACTGACCCGATGATGGTTAAACTCGGCTACGTGGAAAGAGTAGAACACTATCTGCGTCAACGCCAAACTCCTGTAGCGATCGAAGTGTTCTCGGAAGTTGAACCGGATCCGTCGACAACTACGGTTGAAAAAGGCACGGCTATGATGAACAGATTCCAGCCTGACTGCATCATCGCTCTGGGCGGCGGTTCCCCAATGGACGCTGCTAAGGGAATGTGGCTGTTCTACGAACATCCAGATGCTGACTTCGAAGGCTTGAAACAAAAATTCTTGGATATCCGTAAACGGGTTTATAAGTTCCCTAAACTCGGAAATAAAGCGAAATTCGTTGCAATCCCGACAACTTCGGGTACAGGTTCGGAAGTAACTTCCTTCGCGGTTATTACCGACAAAACGTCTGGCAACAACACGAAATACCCGCTGGCCGATTATGAGCTTACTCCTGACGTAGCCATTATCGATCCGGAATTCGTATACAGCCTGCCGAAGACTGCCGTTGCCGATACAGGTATGGACGTACTGACGCATGCCATCGAAGCGTATGTATCCGTTATGGCGAGCGACTACTCCGACGGTCTGGCTATCAAAGCTATCCAACTGGTATTCCAATACCTGGAGAAATCCGCACTGGAAGCCGACAAGCTTGCCCGCGAAAAAATGCACAATGCATCGACGCTGGCCGGTATGGCATTCGCCAACGCGTTCCTGGGTATCAACCACAGCTTGGCGCATAAATGGGGCGGTCAATACCACACGGCTCATGGACGCACCAATGCCATCCTGATGCCGCACGTTATTCGTTACAACGCGAAGAAACCTTCGAAGTTCGCTTCGTTCCCGAAATATTCGCACTTTGTGGCTGACGAGCGCTATGCCGAAATCGCCCGCATTCTGGGACTGCCGGCCCGCACTACGGAAGAAGGCGTCACCAGCCTGATCAACGCTATTCGCGACATGAACAAAAAGCTGGGTATCGAAGAATCGTTCCAACAACTGGGCTTCGATCCGAAAGACTTCGAATCCCGCGTAGACTACCTGGCAGACCGCGCGTTCGAAGACCAATGTACAACTGCCAATCCGAAGCTGCCGCTGGTAAGTGAACTTGCCGACGTATACCGCAATGCTTTCTATGGCAGATTCGACAACTAA
- a CDS encoding Crp/Fnr family transcriptional regulator, producing the protein MKEHTNVIEAHGNTNCFSEQNFNRLLVTMKERLVPEGSHLFWEGDYSDKLFYIKRGRVKLTKSTDEGKELILYMYQAGDMVGQADPFFSTKHSFTAEVIEESEVGVIEHKDLEILICQHCDFAIDFMKWMGIHHRLTQTKFRDLMMYGKPGALCSTLIRLSNTYGEKNGEAILINKKITHTDLSNMIGATRESVNRMLSDLRKKDAVEYENGMIVIKDLEMLQDICHCELCPNEICRI; encoded by the coding sequence ATGAAAGAACATACTAATGTTATCGAAGCCCATGGAAATACAAACTGTTTCTCGGAACAAAACTTTAACAGACTGCTAGTAACGATGAAAGAACGTTTGGTTCCGGAAGGCTCTCATTTATTCTGGGAAGGCGACTACTCGGATAAGCTGTTTTACATCAAACGCGGACGCGTCAAGCTGACCAAATCCACGGATGAAGGAAAAGAACTCATTCTTTATATGTATCAAGCCGGCGATATGGTCGGTCAAGCCGATCCTTTCTTCAGCACGAAGCACAGCTTCACCGCCGAAGTGATCGAGGAAAGCGAAGTTGGCGTGATCGAGCACAAGGATCTGGAAATTCTGATTTGCCAGCATTGTGATTTTGCCATCGATTTTATGAAGTGGATGGGCATTCATCACCGTCTGACGCAGACCAAATTCCGCGATCTGATGATGTACGGCAAACCTGGCGCCCTCTGCTCCACGCTGATCCGTCTGAGCAACACTTATGGCGAGAAGAACGGCGAAGCCATTCTGATCAACAAAAAAATTACGCATACCGACTTGTCCAACATGATCGGCGCGACTCGCGAGAGCGTTAACCGCATGCTTAGCGATTTGCGCAAAAAAGACGCCGTAGAGTATGAGAACGGCATGATTGTGATTAAAGATCTGGAAATGCTCCAGGACATTTGCCACTGCGAACTTTGTCCTAATGAGATTTGCCGAATTTAA
- a CDS encoding formate/nitrite transporter family protein — protein sequence MFTQSVETIIEAAVTKRDKMNESLPRYALAALLAGAYVGIGIILIFTLGAPLAAAKSPFQPLVMGSTFGIALTLVIFAGSELFTGNNMFFTASTLAGRTSLWDTIKNWVIVFLGNLAGAVLLAWLVQGTGLFKAAGPDHLIFAATAKKMSLPVSELFFRGILCNWLVCLAIWMSSRAKSEGAKLVLIWWCLLAFIASGYEHSVANMTLMSVALLLPNHPETVTLAGWLHNMIPVTLGNIIGGGVFVGMAYWVISPVRGGVKSK from the coding sequence ATGTTTACGCAAAGCGTGGAAACGATTATTGAAGCAGCGGTAACGAAACGCGACAAAATGAATGAAAGCCTGCCGAGATATGCTTTGGCGGCGTTACTGGCCGGGGCGTACGTAGGGATCGGCATCATCCTGATCTTCACTTTGGGGGCGCCATTGGCAGCGGCCAAATCGCCCTTCCAGCCGCTTGTCATGGGCTCTACCTTCGGCATCGCGCTGACGCTGGTCATCTTTGCCGGCTCGGAGCTTTTTACCGGGAATAACATGTTCTTTACCGCCAGCACTTTAGCGGGCAGAACAAGTCTATGGGATACCATCAAGAACTGGGTGATCGTCTTTCTGGGCAACCTTGCCGGCGCAGTGCTGTTGGCCTGGCTGGTTCAGGGAACGGGGCTGTTCAAGGCTGCCGGGCCGGATCATCTGATCTTTGCGGCGACGGCCAAAAAGATGAGCCTCCCTGTATCGGAGCTCTTCTTCCGCGGTATTCTGTGCAACTGGCTCGTTTGTCTTGCGATCTGGATGTCGTCCCGGGCCAAGAGCGAAGGCGCCAAGCTGGTGCTGATATGGTGGTGTCTGCTTGCCTTTATCGCCAGCGGATATGAGCATAGCGTGGCGAACATGACACTGATGAGCGTGGCGCTGCTGCTGCCGAACCATCCGGAGACCGTTACCCTTGCCGGTTGGCTGCATAATATGATCCCGGTCACGCTGGGCAATATCATCGGCGGCGGCGTATTTGTCGGCATGGCTTACTGGGTCATCTCACCTGTGCGCGGCGGCGTTAAGTCCAAGTAA
- the nirD gene encoding nitrite reductase small subunit NirD, producing the protein MEAARQTYAAGKVQEYLKQIGRAVVIEGKELAVFRTSGDEFYALENRSPHPKGGPLAEGIVSGHYLYDPLYDWKIDLRTGEVQAPDQGQATVYPVYIDGDTVVIGI; encoded by the coding sequence ATGGAAGCAGCAAGACAAACCTATGCCGCAGGCAAGGTACAGGAATATCTGAAACAAATTGGCCGCGCAGTTGTCATCGAAGGCAAAGAGCTGGCCGTATTCCGCACTTCGGGTGACGAGTTCTACGCTCTGGAGAACCGCAGTCCTCATCCAAAGGGAGGTCCTCTGGCCGAAGGAATCGTGTCCGGGCACTATCTGTACGACCCCCTGTACGACTGGAAAATCGATCTCCGCACCGGCGAGGTTCAGGCTCCCGATCAGGGGCAGGCGACGGTTTATCCGGTTTATATCGACGGAGATACGGTGGTTATCGGTATTTAA
- the nirB gene encoding nitrite reductase large subunit NirB, which translates to MTSNREKLVLIGNGMAGVGTIEQILKLGGAYDITVFGSEPHPNYNRIMLSYVLEGSKTVDDIILNDWNWYKDNGITLHTGTTVTRIDGESRKVIAENGLTADYDKVIIATGSNSFILPIPGSSKEGVVGFRDIADCEAMLDAAKQYGKAAVIGGGLLGLEAAKGLVNLGMDVTVVHLMEDLMERQLDHTAASMLKAELERQGVKFAMGKQTVELTGDERVSGLRFADGTELKAQFVVMAVGIKPNVELAKESGIEVNRGIVVDDFLQTSLTDVYSVGECTEHRGICYGLVAPLFEQGTVLAKHLCGVETNPYEGSVVSTKLKISGVDVFSAGEFIETPEHTVIAAKDDWKRTYKKILLRDNIIVGAVLFGDVTESASLQKLVKQGAEMTDDIYADVMGTGCCGGGGAKKTASVESMSDEEIVCGCNGVTKKAIVDAITDNGFTTVDEIKACTGATRSCGGCKPVVEQILQYVLGDGFEQSAKTGICGCTTLSRDEIVAEIRAKGLTTTKEVMNVLGWKQEEGCSKCRPAVNYYLGMIYPDTHEDEKESRFVNERMSANIQKDGTFTVVPRMYGGVTTPEDLKRIADVSIKYDVKVVKVTGGQRLDLIGIKKEDVPKVWEELDMPSGYAYAKSLRTVKTCVGSQFCRFGTQDSMGMGALLERKYERLDFPAKFKMAVNGCPRNCAESCTKDIGIVGNDGGWEVFIGGNGGIKPRIADSFCKVKTDDELVEICSAVMQYYRETGNYMERTSEWVERLGLDQIKSVILDNEEERKALAQRIDFALTQVKDPWKKMLNDGETRTALFETAEIR; encoded by the coding sequence ATGACATCGAATCGAGAAAAATTAGTATTGATCGGCAACGGCATGGCAGGCGTAGGCACTATTGAACAGATTTTGAAGCTTGGCGGAGCATACGACATCACCGTCTTCGGCAGCGAGCCTCACCCCAATTATAACCGCATCATGCTGTCTTACGTGCTCGAAGGAAGCAAAACCGTGGACGATATTATCCTGAACGATTGGAATTGGTACAAGGATAACGGCATTACACTGCACACCGGAACCACGGTGACCCGCATTGACGGAGAATCGCGGAAGGTTATCGCTGAGAATGGCTTGACCGCCGATTACGATAAAGTCATTATCGCCACCGGGTCGAATTCGTTCATTTTGCCGATCCCTGGCAGCAGCAAGGAAGGCGTCGTGGGCTTCCGCGACATTGCCGATTGCGAAGCAATGCTGGACGCTGCAAAGCAGTATGGCAAAGCGGCTGTTATCGGCGGCGGACTGCTCGGGCTGGAAGCGGCAAAAGGTCTCGTGAACCTGGGTATGGACGTAACTGTCGTCCACCTGATGGAGGATCTGATGGAGCGGCAGCTGGATCATACCGCCGCTTCGATGCTGAAAGCGGAACTGGAGCGCCAGGGCGTCAAGTTCGCCATGGGCAAGCAGACCGTGGAGCTGACCGGCGATGAGCGGGTAAGCGGACTCCGATTCGCTGACGGCACGGAGCTGAAAGCTCAGTTCGTGGTCATGGCCGTCGGCATCAAGCCGAATGTGGAGCTGGCGAAGGAGAGTGGCATTGAAGTTAACCGCGGCATCGTGGTGGATGACTTCTTGCAAACGTCGCTTACGGACGTGTATTCCGTCGGCGAATGCACCGAGCACCGCGGCATCTGCTATGGCCTGGTAGCTCCGCTGTTCGAACAGGGTACTGTACTCGCGAAGCATTTGTGCGGCGTGGAAACGAACCCTTATGAAGGATCGGTCGTCTCTACCAAGCTGAAGATTTCCGGCGTGGACGTCTTCTCGGCAGGGGAATTTATCGAGACGCCGGAGCATACGGTCATTGCCGCCAAAGATGATTGGAAGAGAACCTACAAGAAAATTTTGCTGAGGGACAACATTATTGTCGGCGCTGTTCTGTTCGGCGATGTGACGGAATCCGCCAGCCTGCAAAAGCTGGTGAAGCAGGGCGCGGAGATGACGGACGACATTTATGCGGACGTTATGGGAACCGGATGCTGCGGCGGAGGCGGGGCCAAGAAGACGGCGTCCGTCGAAAGCATGTCCGACGAGGAAATCGTCTGCGGCTGCAACGGTGTGACCAAGAAGGCGATCGTGGACGCCATCACTGACAACGGCTTTACAACCGTGGATGAAATCAAGGCCTGTACCGGCGCCACGCGTTCCTGCGGCGGCTGTAAGCCGGTCGTGGAACAGATTCTTCAGTATGTGCTCGGCGACGGCTTCGAGCAGAGCGCGAAGACCGGCATCTGCGGCTGCACGACGCTCAGCCGGGATGAAATTGTGGCCGAAATCCGGGCCAAAGGGCTGACGACGACCAAAGAGGTCATGAACGTCCTCGGCTGGAAGCAGGAAGAAGGCTGCTCGAAATGCCGCCCGGCGGTCAACTATTATCTGGGCATGATCTATCCGGATACGCATGAAGACGAGAAGGAATCGCGCTTTGTCAATGAGCGGATGAGCGCCAACATTCAGAAGGACGGGACATTTACTGTCGTTCCGCGGATGTACGGCGGGGTGACGACGCCGGAAGATTTGAAGAGAATCGCCGATGTCTCCATTAAATACGATGTCAAGGTTGTCAAAGTGACCGGCGGACAGCGTCTGGACCTGATCGGCATCAAGAAAGAAGATGTTCCTAAAGTATGGGAGGAGCTGGACATGCCTTCCGGCTATGCTTACGCCAAATCTCTGCGGACAGTCAAGACCTGCGTAGGATCGCAGTTCTGCCGTTTCGGTACCCAGGATTCAATGGGCATGGGCGCGCTGCTGGAGCGGAAATATGAGCGACTTGATTTCCCCGCCAAATTCAAAATGGCTGTAAACGGCTGCCCGCGGAACTGCGCGGAATCCTGCACGAAGGATATCGGCATCGTCGGCAATGACGGAGGCTGGGAAGTGTTCATCGGCGGCAACGGCGGCATCAAGCCCCGGATAGCGGATTCCTTCTGCAAAGTGAAGACGGACGATGAGTTGGTCGAAATCTGCTCCGCCGTCATGCAGTATTACCGCGAAACCGGCAATTACATGGAAAGAACGTCCGAATGGGTGGAACGCCTGGGCTTGGACCAGATCAAATCCGTTATTCTGGACAACGAGGAAGAGCGCAAGGCGTTGGCGCAGCGCATCGATTTTGCCTTAACACAGGTTAAAGATCCATGGAAAAAAATGCTGAACGACGGCGAGACGCGCACCGCGCTGTTTGAAACGGCGGAAATCCGTTAA
- the ric gene encoding iron-sulfur cluster repair di-iron protein, translating to MSVKQPLFNSDTLVKEIVLQFPKAADYFKASKIDFCCGGAKPLREATDERGLEADAVIGDLYKLLEQYPVLEEDTAWNGASSEELISHIVDKHHRYLREELPLIGQNVTKVYRVHGGDSPHLAEVYRLFNQLKDELLEHTAKEETQDFPSILAYEQHGNEESLSALRESLGDLEEEHDAAGNILKQLRAVTGDFTPPEHACTTYRLTYARLEELEGMTFEHVHLENNILFPRYQ from the coding sequence ATGAGCGTTAAACAACCTTTATTTAATAGTGATACATTGGTAAAAGAAATCGTCCTGCAGTTCCCGAAAGCCGCGGATTATTTCAAGGCAAGCAAAATCGATTTCTGCTGCGGCGGCGCAAAGCCGCTTCGGGAGGCGACCGATGAGCGCGGTCTTGAAGCGGACGCCGTTATCGGCGATTTGTACAAGCTGCTGGAGCAGTACCCGGTGCTTGAAGAGGATACCGCTTGGAACGGAGCATCCTCCGAAGAGCTGATATCTCATATTGTGGATAAGCATCACCGCTATCTGAGAGAAGAACTGCCGCTGATCGGTCAGAATGTCACGAAGGTCTATCGTGTACACGGCGGGGATTCCCCGCATCTGGCCGAAGTATACCGACTGTTCAACCAGCTGAAGGACGAGCTTCTGGAGCACACGGCAAAGGAAGAAACGCAGGATTTTCCGAGTATTCTTGCCTATGAGCAACACGGAAACGAAGAATCCCTGTCCGCTCTGCGCGAGTCTCTCGGCGATTTGGAAGAAGAGCATGACGCCGCTGGCAATATTCTCAAACAGCTTCGCGCCGTTACCGGCGACTTCACTCCTCCAGAGCATGCCTGCACGACTTACCGTCTGACCTATGCGCGGCTGGAGGAACTGGAAGGCATGACCTTCGAACATGTTCATCTGGAGAACAACATTTTGTTCCCGAGATATCAATAG
- a CDS encoding winged helix-turn-helix transcriptional regulator yields the protein MCPRFETAFSFLGKRWNGLIIQTLMSGPKRFKDISGLIPLMSDKMLSERMKDLESEGILVRHVYPETPVRIEYELTDKGRALEPVMQQIQAWAENWVK from the coding sequence ATGTGCCCCCGGTTTGAGACGGCCTTTTCTTTTCTGGGCAAACGGTGGAACGGCCTAATTATCCAGACTTTGATGAGCGGACCGAAGCGCTTTAAAGATATATCAGGTCTCATTCCTTTGATGAGCGATAAAATGCTGTCGGAACGAATGAAGGATCTGGAAAGCGAAGGCATTCTGGTTCGCCATGTCTATCCGGAGACGCCGGTACGCATCGAATACGAGCTGACGGATAAAGGCCGCGCTCTGGAGCCTGTCATGCAGCAGATTCAGGCCTGGGCGGAAAATTGGGTGAAGTAA